In Anaeromyxobacter sp., a single genomic region encodes these proteins:
- a CDS encoding recombinase family protein, whose product MLAYPGVPVEEHAEVASPLPSRHLERCRPCEGRHTPHRCQSYRDDQRAGHGQALLDRLPADACAGRVRAVAVWALDRLHRSMVSAIQTVQELDRLGVRVLSACESWLDTDSPVRPLLVAIFSWVAGQGRTRLIERTKAGMARARTEGKKIGRPRTSPLKLAAVAADLEAGMSRRAAAWKRGIPEATLRANLRAQNRPPR is encoded by the coding sequence CTGCTCGCCTATCCAGGAGTTCCTGTCGAGGAGCACGCTGAGGTAGCGAGCCCCCTCCCTTCGAGACACCTTGAGCGCTGCCGCCCATGCGAGGGCCGCCATACCCCACACCGATGCCAGAGCTACCGCGACGATCAACGTGCCGGACATGGCCAGGCCCTCCTGGACCGGCTCCCGGCCGATGCCTGCGCTGGTCGGGTCCGGGCCGTCGCCGTCTGGGCGCTCGACCGCCTCCACCGCTCCATGGTGAGCGCCATCCAGACCGTGCAGGAGCTCGACCGGCTCGGCGTCCGGGTCCTCTCTGCATGCGAGAGCTGGCTCGACACCGACAGCCCGGTGCGGCCCCTGCTGGTCGCCATCTTCAGCTGGGTTGCCGGGCAGGGGCGGACCCGGCTCATCGAGCGGACCAAGGCCGGCATGGCCAGGGCGAGGACCGAGGGGAAGAAGATCGGCAGGCCCCGGACTTCACCGTTGAAGCTGGCGGCAGTCGCCGCCGACTTGGAGGCGGGGATGTCGCGGCGTGCCGCAGCCTGGAAGCGTGGCATCCCCGAGGCCACCCTGCGCGCCAACCTGCGTGCGCAGAATCGGCCCCCTCGTTGA